The Candidatus Manganitrophus noduliformans genome includes a window with the following:
- a CDS encoding porin — translation MIRYRLGRIFVFLGLLGILLSSLATGPSTAHAGGTIKIDDVRSVSVGMGLRTSFNMIEDAAPSGEDWSKDFALDNIRLYMSGQLHELITFEFNTEREQTSATTESIRVLDAVVKFGFNDYFNIWFGRFLPPSDRSNLDGPYYLNAWDFPFVQMYPAIFAGRDDGAAIWGMIGGGKFKYQVGAFDGTTGGPNEKDNLLYAGRLTLNLWDPEAGYYNSSTYYGSMNVLAIGLAAMTQKDAVGTAGASGDFTGWNVDLLVERNLGSAGVATLEGAYYDYDNEGLATEGDGYFALISYLLPGKVGGETLQGQLQPMVRYQRFENEGPATGDHSRLDVALSYIIDGHNARITLTYSQDDPAAAGAPDFDMIKLGLQFQI, via the coding sequence ATGATACGATATCGCCTTGGGCGCATCTTCGTTTTCCTGGGACTTCTCGGAATTCTTCTCTCCTCATTGGCAACAGGGCCTTCGACGGCCCACGCGGGGGGAACGATCAAAATCGACGACGTGCGCTCCGTCAGTGTCGGGATGGGGCTGCGGACCAGCTTCAACATGATCGAAGATGCCGCCCCGAGCGGAGAGGATTGGTCCAAAGACTTTGCGCTTGATAATATCCGCCTCTACATGAGTGGACAGCTCCATGAATTAATCACCTTTGAGTTCAATACCGAACGCGAGCAGACGTCCGCCACAACGGAGAGCATTCGTGTCCTGGATGCGGTCGTGAAGTTTGGTTTTAACGATTACTTCAATATTTGGTTCGGCCGTTTTCTTCCTCCCAGCGACCGCTCGAATCTGGACGGCCCCTACTATCTGAACGCCTGGGATTTCCCCTTCGTTCAGATGTATCCGGCGATCTTCGCCGGGCGGGATGACGGCGCGGCGATCTGGGGGATGATCGGCGGAGGAAAATTTAAGTACCAGGTCGGCGCCTTCGACGGGACGACAGGCGGACCGAATGAGAAAGACAACCTCCTTTACGCGGGGCGGCTCACCCTCAATCTGTGGGATCCGGAGGCGGGGTACTACAACAGCAGCACCTATTACGGATCGATGAACGTTCTCGCAATCGGCCTGGCGGCAATGACCCAAAAAGACGCCGTCGGAACGGCGGGGGCTTCCGGCGATTTTACCGGCTGGAACGTCGATCTCCTCGTTGAGCGGAATCTCGGTTCGGCAGGGGTCGCGACCTTGGAAGGGGCCTATTATGACTACGATAACGAAGGGCTTGCCACGGAAGGGGACGGCTACTTCGCGCTGATCAGCTATCTCCTTCCCGGCAAGGTCGGCGGGGAGACGCTTCAGGGACAGCTCCAGCCGATGGTCCGGTATCAGCGGTTCGAGAATGAAGGTCCGGCCACCGGCGATCACAGCCGACTCGATGTGGCATTGAGCTATATCATCGATGGACACAACGCTCGGATCACCCTCACCTATTCTCAGGATGATCCGGCTGCCGCGGGCGCCCCCGATTTTGACATGATCAAACTGGGCCTTCAGTTCCAGATCTAA
- a CDS encoding urease accessory protein UreD has translation MHGILNITFEQKRNRTVAREIRQQAPLRVIRPFYPEGEGTAHLYLLNATAGILEGDQLEISLRLEKGTHAVVTTPAATRVHPTPSGEARQRTTLSVGPGATLEYLAEPVLPYAGAAFHQETDIFLEEQAILFYADLLGPGRLARGESFAYRLYENQLRIVDPEGVLVQERFRLAPSERPLEEIGVMEGFSHLGTLYLFCPESARMRLLTAFRSVERADLFWGATLLSRRGLAVRALAHDTPALHGFFLTSGTFFERRCWGDPSPPFENIDHS, from the coding sequence GTGCACGGGATTCTAAACATCACCTTTGAACAAAAGAGAAATCGAACGGTGGCGCGGGAGATCCGCCAGCAGGCGCCGCTTCGGGTGATCCGGCCGTTCTACCCCGAGGGGGAGGGGACGGCCCATCTTTATCTTCTCAACGCCACGGCGGGAATTCTGGAGGGGGACCAACTCGAGATCTCCCTCCGTCTGGAGAAGGGGACCCACGCCGTCGTGACGACGCCGGCGGCGACGCGGGTCCATCCGACGCCGTCGGGGGAGGCCCGCCAGCGGACCACCCTCTCCGTCGGTCCCGGCGCCACCCTGGAATATCTGGCCGAGCCGGTTCTCCCCTATGCCGGAGCGGCTTTTCATCAAGAGACCGATATTTTTCTGGAGGAGCAGGCCATCCTTTTTTACGCCGACCTCCTCGGCCCCGGAAGGCTTGCCCGGGGGGAATCGTTTGCCTACCGGCTTTATGAGAATCAATTGCGGATCGTCGATCCGGAAGGGGTTCTGGTTCAAGAGCGATTTCGGCTGGCCCCCTCCGAACGCCCGTTGGAGGAGATCGGGGTGATGGAGGGCTTCAGTCATCTCGGCACCCTTTATCTCTTCTGCCCGGAGTCGGCCCGGATGAGGCTTCTTACGGCTTTCCGATCGGTCGAACGGGCCGATCTTTTCTGGGGGGCCACGCTCCTATCCCGTCGGGGTCTGGCGGTCCGGGCGCTGGCCCACGACACCCCGGCCCTTCACGGTTTTTTTTTAACCTCTGGGACCTTTTTCGAAAGGAGGTGTTGGGGAGATCCCTCCCCCCCATTCGAAAATATTGACCATTCTTAA
- the urtA gene encoding urea ABC transporter substrate-binding protein: MVGEKKSTEGVKTKRRYLKPTLFGLLVLLAVGVVGTFAAREVANAAGEEKPPIKIGILHSLSGTMAISEQSIKDIMMMGIEEINAKGGVLGRKIEPIVEDPASNWDLFAEKAKKLLVQDKVPVIFGCWTSVSRKSVLPVVEKNNGLLFYPVQYEGEECSRNIIYTGASVNQQAVPAVEYFLSKEGGEKKKFYLLGTDYVYPRTTNKILRAMLLKKGIAEKDIMEEYTPFHHQDYQTIVAKIKRFCAGGKAAVINTVNGDSNVPLFKELANTGVKADECPVMSFSVAEDELRGLDTKPLVGHLAAWNYFQSVSTPENKELVKKFKAFAKKNNLPGGASRVVDDPMFWGYNGLYLWKAAVEKAGSTDVDAVLKAYPGLEVQTAAGKIVADTRNHHTAKPVYIGRILANGQFEIIWQSKGLVTPEPWSEYTYPDRQCDWSKGGKGSFDMKGGQKVFLDPSAMPIEPM; this comes from the coding sequence ATGGTGGGAGAAAAAAAATCAACGGAAGGGGTCAAAACAAAACGGCGTTATCTGAAGCCGACATTATTCGGTCTTCTGGTTCTCTTGGCGGTGGGGGTCGTCGGGACCTTCGCTGCAAGGGAGGTCGCAAATGCGGCGGGGGAGGAGAAACCACCCATCAAGATCGGCATCCTCCATTCGCTCAGCGGAACGATGGCGATCAGCGAGCAGTCGATCAAAGACATCATGATGATGGGAATCGAGGAGATCAACGCCAAGGGGGGGGTGCTCGGCCGGAAGATCGAGCCGATCGTGGAAGATCCCGCCTCCAACTGGGACCTCTTCGCCGAGAAGGCGAAGAAGCTTCTGGTTCAGGACAAAGTTCCGGTGATCTTCGGCTGCTGGACGTCGGTCAGCCGGAAGTCGGTGCTCCCGGTGGTCGAGAAGAACAACGGCCTTCTCTTCTATCCGGTGCAGTATGAGGGGGAAGAGTGCTCCCGGAACATCATCTACACCGGCGCGTCGGTCAACCAGCAGGCCGTTCCCGCCGTGGAATATTTCCTGAGCAAAGAAGGGGGGGAGAAGAAAAAATTCTACCTGCTCGGCACCGACTACGTTTATCCGCGGACCACGAACAAGATCCTCCGGGCGATGCTCCTGAAGAAAGGAATCGCCGAGAAGGACATCATGGAAGAGTACACCCCGTTCCATCACCAGGACTATCAAACGATCGTCGCCAAGATCAAACGGTTCTGCGCCGGCGGGAAAGCGGCGGTGATCAACACCGTCAACGGCGACTCCAACGTTCCCCTCTTCAAAGAGCTGGCGAACACTGGGGTGAAAGCGGACGAGTGTCCGGTGATGTCGTTCAGCGTGGCGGAAGATGAGCTGCGCGGCCTCGACACCAAGCCGTTGGTCGGCCACCTGGCGGCGTGGAACTATTTCCAATCGGTCAGCACCCCGGAGAACAAGGAGCTGGTCAAGAAGTTCAAGGCATTCGCCAAAAAGAACAACCTCCCCGGCGGGGCGAGCCGTGTGGTGGATGATCCGATGTTCTGGGGGTATAACGGCCTCTATCTTTGGAAGGCGGCGGTCGAAAAGGCGGGGAGCACCGATGTCGATGCGGTGCTGAAGGCCTATCCCGGACTGGAGGTCCAAACGGCGGCGGGAAAAATCGTGGCCGATACGCGGAACCATCACACCGCGAAGCCGGTTTATATCGGCCGGATCTTGGCCAACGGTCAATTCGAGATCATCTGGCAGTCGAAAGGGCTCGTGACGCCGGAGCCGTGGAGCGAGTACACCTATCCCGATCGCCAATGTGATTGGAGCAAGGGGGGCAAGGGGTCGTTCGACATGAAGGGGGGCCAGAAGGTCTTCCTCGATCCGTCGGCGATGCCGATCGAGCCGATGTAG
- the urtB gene encoding urea ABC transporter permease subunit UrtB — protein sequence MKLQIVVLVFIFLFGPLQSAWSEGSLPAGGDKGLLLQQIAGDDPEVQAGTLKELAEEGDPASLPLLTALHEGSLYRWTTDGAVRVVRVEMVASPDGEKKGLLVDPLTGERIGEGDGTDEGFEMISVGSSEGRRWVSAALDRIKLSDPSPEARRSAATKIGNGGDLSNLLPLTRALSRETDRWARHAMEEAVGQIQLADPDPAVRRAAAERLGTIHSQQGLPRLKALFSEEPAETDPAVRSALRTAIGRIEDYQAREQFVGTLFSGISLGSILLLMGLGLAITFGLMGVINMAHGEMMMMGAYTTFVLQEIFRTRFPAGYHDLYFIAALPLSFLVAAVVGWLLEKGVIRFLYGKPLETLLATWGISMILQQAARWYFGDLTSVNAPTWIRGGVQATVGLVLPYNRIFIIALSIVGLVGVSLLLSRTRWGLKIRAVTQNRDMSACLGISTRRVDGWTFALGAGLAGLAGCALSLVGNVDPEMGKTYIVDSFMVVVVGGVGKLAGTVVSAFGIGMLNKILEPMIGGTGGAIYAKIFILAAIILFLQRKPSGLFPAKGRAAESA from the coding sequence ATGAAATTACAAATAGTCGTTCTGGTCTTCATTTTTCTTTTTGGGCCGCTTCAGTCCGCTTGGTCGGAGGGGTCCCTTCCCGCCGGTGGAGATAAGGGGCTGCTCCTCCAGCAGATCGCCGGGGATGATCCGGAGGTTCAGGCGGGGACGCTGAAGGAATTGGCCGAGGAGGGAGATCCGGCGAGTCTTCCCCTCCTCACGGCGCTGCATGAGGGGAGTCTTTACCGGTGGACGACCGACGGAGCGGTCCGGGTTGTCCGCGTTGAAATGGTCGCCTCGCCCGACGGCGAGAAGAAAGGTCTCCTGGTCGATCCGTTGACCGGGGAGCGGATCGGCGAAGGGGATGGAACCGACGAGGGATTCGAGATGATCTCGGTCGGATCGAGTGAAGGGCGGCGGTGGGTCTCGGCGGCGCTCGACCGGATCAAACTTTCCGATCCTTCCCCGGAGGCGCGCCGCTCGGCGGCGACCAAAATCGGGAACGGGGGGGATCTCTCCAATCTTCTCCCGCTGACCCGGGCCTTGTCCCGGGAAACCGATCGTTGGGCGCGGCATGCGATGGAAGAGGCGGTTGGACAAATTCAGCTCGCAGATCCCGATCCGGCGGTCCGTCGCGCGGCGGCGGAGCGGTTGGGGACGATCCACAGCCAGCAGGGGCTTCCCCGATTGAAGGCCCTCTTTTCCGAGGAGCCGGCCGAAACCGACCCTGCCGTCCGATCGGCGCTCCGGACGGCGATCGGACGAATCGAGGACTACCAGGCCCGGGAGCAGTTTGTCGGGACCCTTTTCAGCGGGATCAGCCTCGGATCGATCCTGTTGTTGATGGGGCTCGGCCTGGCGATCACCTTCGGGTTGATGGGGGTGATCAACATGGCCCACGGCGAGATGATGATGATGGGGGCCTATACAACCTTCGTCCTGCAGGAGATTTTCAGAACGCGCTTTCCGGCGGGGTATCACGATCTCTATTTTATCGCGGCGCTCCCGCTCTCTTTTCTTGTGGCCGCCGTGGTCGGGTGGCTTTTGGAGAAGGGGGTGATTCGGTTTCTCTACGGAAAGCCGCTCGAGACGCTGCTGGCGACCTGGGGGATCAGCATGATTCTGCAGCAGGCGGCGCGGTGGTATTTCGGCGATCTGACGAGTGTGAACGCGCCGACCTGGATCCGCGGCGGCGTTCAGGCGACGGTCGGTCTGGTTTTACCTTACAATCGCATTTTCATTATCGCCTTAAGCATCGTGGGATTGGTGGGGGTTTCTCTTCTCCTCTCGCGGACCCGCTGGGGGCTGAAGATCCGGGCGGTCACGCAAAACCGCGACATGAGCGCGTGCCTGGGGATCTCGACCCGCCGTGTCGATGGATGGACCTTTGCTTTGGGAGCGGGCCTGGCGGGGCTGGCGGGATGCGCCTTGAGTCTGGTGGGGAATGTCGATCCGGAGATGGGGAAAACCTATATCGTCGATTCGTTTATGGTGGTCGTGGTCGGCGGGGTCGGCAAGCTGGCCGGGACGGTCGTCTCGGCGTTTGGGATCGGAATGCTGAATAAGATCTTGGAGCCGATGATCGGCGGGACCGGCGGGGCGATCTACGCCAAAATTTTTATCCTCGCGGCGATCATCCTCTTCCTTCAGCGAAAGCCCTCCGGTCTCTTCCCGGCCAAAGGCCGCGCGGCGGAGTCGGCATAA